From the Harpia harpyja isolate bHarHar1 chromosome 16, bHarHar1 primary haplotype, whole genome shotgun sequence genome, one window contains:
- the LOC128152400 gene encoding LOW QUALITY PROTEIN: 60S ribosomal protein L7a-like (The sequence of the model RefSeq protein was modified relative to this genomic sequence to represent the inferred CDS: inserted 3 bases in 2 codons; deleted 2 bases in 1 codon; substituted 3 bases at 3 genomic stop codons), with amino-acid sequence MTGLCQIPAPALLFTNVGDLCNYPVHWDLNSQNRVLALTHKPKSQIKQQKKQRLLACVEQKAAGKGDTPAEESQVLQAGVSTVTXLVEDRKTQLAVMVHNGDPTELVAVWHAPXSKMGAPYSTIVGXSQVGXLVHGKTCTCVAFTQVSMEEMGPLVKLLPLNCIVRYDXGPRFIAQIAKLKKTKAREMTTKLE; translated from the exons ATGACCGGGCTATGTCAGATTCCAGCACCAGCTCTACTCTTCACAAATGTTGGAGATCTCTGCAATTATCCAGTTCACTGGGATTTGAACAGCCAAAATCGGGTCCTAGCACTGACCCACAAACCCAAATCACAGATCAAACAACAGAAGAAGCAGAGGCTCTTGGCTTGTGTTGAGCAGAAAGctgcaggaaaaggagacacTCCAGCTGAAGAGTCACAGGTCCTCCAAGCAGGTGTGAGCACTGTCA GCTTGGTAGAGGACAGAAAAACTCAACTTGCAGTGATGGTCCACAACGGAGACCCCACAGAACTGGTGGCCGTTTGGCATGCTCCATGAAGCAAAATGGGAGCTCCATACAGCACCATC GTAGGATAGAGCCAGGTGGGATGACTAGTCCATGGGAAGACTTGCACTTGTGTGGCCTTCACCCAAGTAAGCATGGAAGAGATGGGACCCCTTGTAAAGTTACTGCCACTTAACTGCATTGTCAGATATGA GGGGCCAAGATTCATAGCTCAAATAGCCaagctaaagaaaacaaaggctAGAGAAATGACCACCAAGTTGGAATAA